The Arachis hypogaea cultivar Tifrunner chromosome 14, arahy.Tifrunner.gnm2.J5K5, whole genome shotgun sequence genome has a segment encoding these proteins:
- the LOC112743633 gene encoding HMG1/2-like protein, with amino-acid sequence MTKGKGTVRIPKEVLKAVDDRKVGKRKAAAKPDKSSARSKKAKKDPNKPKRPPSAFFVFLEEFRKTFKAENPHVKAVSAVGKAGGEKWKSMSPAEKATYEAKAQKRKAEYEKQMNAYNKKQPSSADDGDEESDKSKSEVHDDEEEGSAEEDHQEEDDDDDDDEEEEEDDDDDD; translated from the exons ATGACGAAGGGCAAGGGGACCGTGAGGATCCCAAAGGAAGTGTTGAAGGCTGTCGATGACCG AAAGGTAGGAAAGCGAAAAGCCGCTGCCAAGCCTGACAAGAGTAGCGCACGGTCAAAGAAGGCAAAGAAAGATCCCAACAAACCCAAAAGGCCACCAAGTGCTTTCTTTGTGTTCCT TGAGGAGTTCAGAAAGACGTTCAAGGCAGAAAATCCTCATGTGAAGGCTGTATCAGCT GTTGGTAAAGCTGGAGGAGAAAAATGGAAGTCCATGAGTCCAGCT GAAAAAGCTACATATGAAGCCAAGGCTCAAAAAAGGAAGGCTGAATATGAAAAACAAATGAATGCTTATAATAAAAAGCAG CCAAGTTCAGCAGATGATGGAGATGAGGAATCAGACAAGTCCAAATCTGAAGTGCATGATGACGAGGAAGAAGGCAGTGCAGAG GAGGACCATCAAGAGGAGGATGACGATGACGATGACgacgaggaggaagaggaggatgacgacgacgacgactGA
- the LOC112743634 gene encoding probable pyridoxal 5'-phosphate synthase subunit PDX2: MTLVGVLALQGSFNEHIAVLRRLGVKGVEIRKPEQLQNVTSLIIPGGESTTMAKLAEYHNLFPSLREFVKMGRPVWGTCAGLIFLADKATGQKTGGQQLVGGLDCTVHRNFFGSQIQSFEAEVLAPEVASKEGGPETFRGVFIRAPAILEAGPEVQVLADYPVPSNISTSPYSSGEEQKENVEQSKVIVAVRQRNILATAFHPELTADTRWHSYFLKMAKEIAETSNSQLQLQVNINYSQKQLNELPIFQ; the protein is encoded by the exons ATGACCCTCGTTGGGGTCTTAGCTTTACAGGGATCTTTCAACGAACACATAGCAG TTCTTAGGAGGTTAGGGGTGAAAGGTGTGGAGATTAGGAAGCCAGAGCAGCTTCAAAATGTTACTTCCCTCATCATACCTGGTGGAGAAAGCACCACCATGGCCAAGCTTGCTGAGTACCATAACCTG TTTCCTTCACTTCGAGAGTTTGTGAAAATGGGAAGGCCTGTTTGGGGAACCTGTGCAGGGCTCATATTCTTGGCTGATAAAGCTACAG GACAGAAGACTGGTGGACAACAACTGGTTGGTGGACTTGATTGTACTGTCCATAGAAATTTCTTTGGCAGCCAG ATTCAAAGCTTTGAAGCTGAGGTTTTAGCACCAGAGGTTGCATCAAAAGAAGGCGGTCCTGAAACATTTCGTGGAGTTTTCATTCGTGCTCCAGCAATCCTTGAAGCTGGGCCAGAAGTTCAAGTTCTGGCTGATTATCCTGTCCCTTCTAACATATCAACAAGTCCCTATTCCTCTGGTGAAGAGCAAAAG GAGAATGTTGAACAAAGTAAAGTTATAGTTGCTGTCAGACAACGGAACATACTAGCCACTGCTTTCCATCCTGAATTGACAGCAGATACTCGCTG GCATAGTTATTTCTTAAAGATGGCAAAAGAGATTGCAGAGACTTCAAATAGCCAGCTCCAACTCCAAGTTAATATAAATTATAGCCAAAAGCAGCTGAATGAACTTCCAATCTTCCAATAA